In one window of Silvanigrella paludirubra DNA:
- a CDS encoding GNAT family N-acetyltransferase codes for MTVKEKREKEESKEEKKNLDSKRSFSIREMEIQDLAEAYNLGETCFRADLWPMLYRGWDEYEVTSMFNTDGDYCLVAENDDFQKGEDPEDERIVGFVLGTVMSKPGTAWSYGYIVWLCAHPNWQREGVASKLIDKVVEAFVENEGVRIIMADTDPSNNRAVQFFKKKGFDQEHQHVFLTSNIENNPLYSNLLHKSRAAALEEQYLKKIRRLAIGSSGLAAIKNLKRKNINSKNESNKNVTPKRNKKKSKKKKK; via the coding sequence ATGACAGTGAAAGAAAAAAGAGAAAAAGAAGAAAGTAAGGAAGAAAAGAAAAATCTTGATTCTAAACGCAGCTTTTCTATTCGCGAAATGGAAATCCAAGATTTAGCTGAAGCTTATAACTTAGGTGAAACATGCTTTAGAGCAGATTTATGGCCAATGTTATACAGAGGCTGGGATGAATATGAAGTCACAAGTATGTTTAATACAGATGGTGATTATTGCCTTGTTGCAGAAAATGATGATTTTCAAAAAGGTGAAGATCCTGAAGATGAACGTATTGTTGGCTTTGTTTTAGGAACAGTAATGTCTAAACCAGGAACCGCCTGGAGCTATGGATATATTGTTTGGTTATGTGCACACCCAAATTGGCAAAGAGAAGGTGTAGCAAGCAAACTTATTGATAAAGTAGTTGAAGCATTTGTAGAAAATGAAGGTGTTCGTATTATAATGGCTGATACAGATCCAAGCAATAATAGAGCAGTTCAATTTTTTAAGAAAAAGGGATTTGATCAAGAACACCAACATGTATTTTTGACTTCAAATATTGAAAACAACCCTCTTTATTCTAATTTACTTCATAAATCGAGAGCTGCTGCATTAGAGGAACAATATTTAAAAAAAATAAGAAGATTAGCTATTGGTTCTTCTGGCCTTGCGGCTATTAAAAATCTGAAAAGAAAAAATATTAATAGTAAAAATGAGAGTAATAAAAATGTTACCCCAAAGCGTAATAAGAAAAAATCTAAAAAGAAAAAAAAATAA